The Penaeus vannamei isolate JL-2024 chromosome 16, ASM4276789v1, whole genome shotgun sequence genome includes a window with the following:
- the LOC113822424 gene encoding carbohydrate sulfotransferase 11 isoform X1 encodes MRLHTRKIIKSFVYLLAGLFAFKLVIERSDYENQRRRASARHETQEVQHDLLDQGQQLLQAHDKEYEEEIVEEGENEGIRDIEELAESYEYDKEEEDGDDSPVDLEDVIEPVEGGAEAPSDKNTQEDLDFLAEREKVYKERRERVQQVCQDLQGSGSYGSIDHCPLKRLRWLVSHRLLMCFNAKVGTSTWTQYLMEAGFPGVLKNSTHWHYTAERYLKPPYKRYSISNSSAAKEMLKDFGKVVIVRDPFARIVSAYLDKIATRSFAKLSRYIIRNYRTTPSANATRAPSFEEFVRFLVEQTSSSDGVWKKLETRTDRHWFPYYANCFPCDLDYDVIATMETIHEDTRYIMQKYKLGLSDTIWGNHRASTSSEEKALTLFKALPRSLTLALYQRNRVDFHMFGYSVDKYLFPSSDV; translated from the exons ATGAGGTTACACACGAGGAAAATCATCAAGAGTTTTGTTTACCTTCTCGCGGGACTGTTCGCCTTCAAACTTGTCATC GAACGGTCCGACTACGAGAACCAGAGGAGGCGGGCGAGCGCTCGtcacgagacccaggaagttcaaCATGACCTTCTCGATCAAGGTCAGCAGCTCCTCCAAGCACACGACaaggaatacgaagaagaaatcgtcgaagaaggggagaacgagggaaTACGCGATATAGAGGAATTAGCGGAGAGCTACgaatatgataaagaagaagaagacggtgaTGATAGCCCCGTGGATCTCGAGGACGTGATAGAGCCTGTAGAAGGAGGTGCGGAGGCGCCCTCAGACAAGAACACGCAGGAGGACCTAGACTTTCTTGCGGAGAGGGAAAAG GTGTACAAGGAGCGCAGGGAACGAGTGCAGCAAGTGTGCCAAGACCTCCAGGGCAGCGGGTCGTACGGTTCCATTGACCACTGCCCCCTCAAGCGGCTGCGGTGGCTCGTGTCGCACCGCCTGCTCATGTGCTTCAATGCCAag GTAGGGACGTCAACGTGGACCCAGTACTTAATGGAAGCAGGTTTCCCGGGGGTTCTGAAAAACTCCACGCACTGGCACTACACAGCTGAGCGCTACCTGAAACCCCCTTATAAAAGATacag CATATCCAACAGCTCGGCGGCAAAGGAGATGTTAAAGGACTTCGGGAAAGTGGTGATCGTCCGAGATCCTTTCGCCCGGATCGTCTCAGCCTACCTGGACAAGATCGCCACTCGCTCCTTCGCCAA acTGAGCCGCTACATCATCAGGAACTACCGCACGACCCCGTCGGCCAACGCCACCAGAGCCCCGAGCTTCGAGGAGTTCGTCAGGTTCCTGGTGGAGCAAACGTCCTCCTCCGACGGCGTCTGGAAGAAACTGGAGACTCGAACCGACCGCCACTGGTTCCCTTACTACGCTAACTGCTTCCCCTGCGACCTCGACTATGACGTCATCGCTACTATGGAGACCATTCATGAGGATACGCG ATACATCATGCAGAAGTACAAACTGGGGCTCTCAGACACGATTTGGggcaaccacagagcctccacgTCTTCTGAGGAGAAAGCTCTTACTCTCTTCAAG GCTCTTCCGCGCAGCCTGACCTTGGCGCTCTACCAACGAAACCGTGTAGATTTCCACATGTTTGGCTATTCTGTTGATAAATATTTATTCCCTTCCTCTGACGtataa
- the LOC113822424 gene encoding carbohydrate sulfotransferase 11 isoform X2 → MRLHTRKIIKSFVYLLAGLFAFKLVIERSDYENQRRRASARHETQEVQHDLLDQGQQLLQAHDKEYEEEIVEEGENEGIRDIEELAESYEYDKEEEDGDDSPVDLEDVIEPVEGGAEAPSDKNTQEDLDFLAEREKVYKERRERVQQVCQDLQGSGSYGSIDHCPLKRLRWLVSHRLLMCFNAKVGTSTWTQYLMEAGFPGVLKNSTHWHYTAERYLKPPYKRYSSAAKEMLKDFGKVVIVRDPFARIVSAYLDKIATRSFAKLSRYIIRNYRTTPSANATRAPSFEEFVRFLVEQTSSSDGVWKKLETRTDRHWFPYYANCFPCDLDYDVIATMETIHEDTRYIMQKYKLGLSDTIWGNHRASTSSEEKALTLFKALPRSLTLALYQRNRVDFHMFGYSVDKYLFPSSDV, encoded by the exons ATGAGGTTACACACGAGGAAAATCATCAAGAGTTTTGTTTACCTTCTCGCGGGACTGTTCGCCTTCAAACTTGTCATC GAACGGTCCGACTACGAGAACCAGAGGAGGCGGGCGAGCGCTCGtcacgagacccaggaagttcaaCATGACCTTCTCGATCAAGGTCAGCAGCTCCTCCAAGCACACGACaaggaatacgaagaagaaatcgtcgaagaaggggagaacgagggaaTACGCGATATAGAGGAATTAGCGGAGAGCTACgaatatgataaagaagaagaagacggtgaTGATAGCCCCGTGGATCTCGAGGACGTGATAGAGCCTGTAGAAGGAGGTGCGGAGGCGCCCTCAGACAAGAACACGCAGGAGGACCTAGACTTTCTTGCGGAGAGGGAAAAG GTGTACAAGGAGCGCAGGGAACGAGTGCAGCAAGTGTGCCAAGACCTCCAGGGCAGCGGGTCGTACGGTTCCATTGACCACTGCCCCCTCAAGCGGCTGCGGTGGCTCGTGTCGCACCGCCTGCTCATGTGCTTCAATGCCAag GTAGGGACGTCAACGTGGACCCAGTACTTAATGGAAGCAGGTTTCCCGGGGGTTCTGAAAAACTCCACGCACTGGCACTACACAGCTGAGCGCTACCTGAAACCCCCTTATAAAAGATacag CTCGGCGGCAAAGGAGATGTTAAAGGACTTCGGGAAAGTGGTGATCGTCCGAGATCCTTTCGCCCGGATCGTCTCAGCCTACCTGGACAAGATCGCCACTCGCTCCTTCGCCAA acTGAGCCGCTACATCATCAGGAACTACCGCACGACCCCGTCGGCCAACGCCACCAGAGCCCCGAGCTTCGAGGAGTTCGTCAGGTTCCTGGTGGAGCAAACGTCCTCCTCCGACGGCGTCTGGAAGAAACTGGAGACTCGAACCGACCGCCACTGGTTCCCTTACTACGCTAACTGCTTCCCCTGCGACCTCGACTATGACGTCATCGCTACTATGGAGACCATTCATGAGGATACGCG ATACATCATGCAGAAGTACAAACTGGGGCTCTCAGACACGATTTGGggcaaccacagagcctccacgTCTTCTGAGGAGAAAGCTCTTACTCTCTTCAAG GCTCTTCCGCGCAGCCTGACCTTGGCGCTCTACCAACGAAACCGTGTAGATTTCCACATGTTTGGCTATTCTGTTGATAAATATTTATTCCCTTCCTCTGACGtataa
- the LOC113822423 gene encoding uncharacterized protein, whose translation MAAVRCTCTPLVCTTCPLEYKNLKQLKQHLEEKHNADRKQISLISRKHLELKRRCRKCKPQMFGISQRRFSNVYEFDNDHRGKEIDICNEGRRCKDEGLVIDTDDSDCDDNDYDEDIDDESSMDEVPFEMKCTCPKLKCVHCSGIFSKCRDLWNHMDECDHRHALYFKTVRLKKKKLKSLCPVCSEEKGSILERRNSRKHGKVGPGSQDRRNLFSNTVANDMENLLCVQSIENCQSVELSAIPDAKMGERVSPMAFLKSENEVDYGNPSLVVITISEDEAGLPVSRVGDYSELRKDHTNDESFPMYISMRRCLEQCLQLADFESNCKIRTVSIYEEKNKEKLQKKATQFTCFMCSKSFEVFSQLKDHLVGEHFLTFWRTEESCQTSKFVEILSDELKSVECKCCEFICQECKVKFSKRFLLLKHTSESHCRIFSPQLLQDDQQRKIDDFCNQCIILQKLWVIDYTLFITVLKHIEEISSEQFTDLLHCDRLKESCAKTQEVRSKNVVGQESKELCTLMSEEETMSANEEFEIHCYCVLQPNCKVPQYTECVCPMLKCPECPQTVCNFSELRRHTRLNNHNNSNAMRLLWNNYKYFKKHCPVCRDFVYHNYIMCPHCPHLHFEEEDKASNHMDIVHGRTAVGEDLTCTCTNFFLCLTCQKYYRTPQGLHHHMRRLGHETPENFEAIPKMIKDKLAQRKKCPHCSLLTSSVASDTEECEDQPDCTCKWAVCKTCGNSYRKVSSLLSHMKKMGHQSNDKYIQSEREKVTSSFKACLRCNSNDDRFCIFCNKRENFVYHHIRTHHQDQLIMLLSDENMMTIDEYQVNNLKYECSICLRRFLHTPTLRCHVRKVHPHHYFTLQCLSLENDNLTVNDFAVREKIRVIGAVPSKNPMPWKEQPSTSKMSIPQFTDSNVSKHVKYQKSGRNSQRKKKICLSEI comes from the coding sequence ATGGCTGCTGTAAGATGTACTTGTACTCCATTGGTATGTACAACATGCCCTTTGGAGTACAAGAACCTGAAACAATTAAAGCAGCATCTTGAAGAGAAGCATAATGCTGATAGAAAACAGATCTCTCTCATTTCAAGAAAACACTTAGAGCTTAAGAGAAGGTGTAGGAAATGTAAACCACAGATGTTTGGAATTTCTCAAAGGAGGTTTTCCAATGTGTATGAGTTTGACAATGATCATAGAGGAAAAGAGATTGATATCTGTAATGAAGGAAGAAGGTGTAAGGATGAAGGTTTAGTTATTGATACAGATGATtcagattgtgatgataatgattatgatgaagacatTGATGATGAGTCCAGTATGGATGAGGTACCTTTTGAAATGAAGTGTACTTGTCCAAAGTTAAAGTGTGTCCATTGTTCAGGCATATTTTCTAAGTGTAGAGATTTATGGAATCACATGGATGAGTGTGATCATAGGCATGCATTGTATTTTAAGACTGTgcgtttaaagaagaaaaagttaaaatCTTTGTGTCCAGTGTGTtcagaggaaaagggaagtatTTTAGAAAGGAGGAACAGTAGGAAACATGGTAAAGTTGGACCAGGTTCTCAGGATAGGAGAAATTTGTTCTCAAACACTGTAGCAAACGATATGGAAAACTTACTTTGTGTTCAAAGTATAGAAAACTGTCAAAGTGTAGAATTATCAGCAATACCAGATGCTAAGATGGGAGAAAGGGTATCTCCCATGGCATTTTTAAAATCTGAAAATGAAGTAGATTATGGTAATCCATCATTGGTAGTCATCACAATATCTGAAGATGAAGCAGGGTTACCAGTAAGTAGAGTGGGGGATTATTCTGAGCTAAGGAAAGACCATACGAATGATGAATCATTCCCTATGTACATTAGCATGCGAAGATGTTTAGAACAGTGCCTCCAGCTTGCTGATTTTGAAAGCAATTGTAAAATTAGGACAGTGAGTAtttatgaagagaaaaataaagagaaattacaAAAGAAAGCTACTCAGTTCACATGTTTTATGTGCTCAAAAAGTTTTGAAGTCTTTTCACAGCTTAAAGACCATCTAGTAGGTGAACATTTTTTGACATTTTGGAGAACTGAGGAAAGTTGTCAGACCTCAAAATTTGTGGAAATATTATCTGATGAGCTAAAGAGTGTTGAGTGCAAGTGTTGCGAATTCATCTGTCAAGAATGCAAGGTCAAGTTTTCCAAACGTTTCCTCTTGTTAAAGCACACTTCTGAAAGTCACTGTAGGATTTTCTCTCCACAGTTGTTGCAGGATGATCAGCAGAGAAAGATTGATGACTTTTGTAACCAGTGCATAATCCTTCAGAAGTTGTGGGTCATTGATTATACATTGTTTATCACAGTTTTGAAGCACATAGAAGAAATTTCTAGTGAACAGTTTACAGACCTCTTGCATTGTGACCGACTAAAAGAATCCTGTGCAAAAACTCAAGAAGTCAGATCTAAGAATGTGGTTGGTCAAGAAAGCAAAGAGCTGTGTACATTAATGTCTGAAGAAGAAACCATGAGTGCTAATGAAGAATTTGAGATCCATTGCTATTGTGTCTTGCAGCCAAATTGTAAGGTGCCTCAATACACTGAGTGTGTATGTCCCATGTTGAAGTGTCCAGAATGTCCACAGACAGTTTGTAACTTTAGTGAACTGAGGAGACACACTAGgttgaataatcataataattccaATGCCATGAGACTTCTCtggaataattataaatatttcaaGAAGCACTGCCCTGTTTGCAGAGATTTTGTATATCATAATTACATTATGTGTCCACACTGCCCACATCTACAttttgaagaagaagacaaagcaaGTAATCATATGGATATAGTCCATGGAAGAACTGCTGTGGGTGAAGACTTGACCTGTACTTGTACCAATTTTTTTCTGTGCTTAACATGCCAAAAATATTATAGAACTCCACAGGGTCTCCATCATCACATGAGAAGGCTTGGCCATGAAACTCCAGAAAACTTTGAAGCCATTCCAAAAATGATCAAAGATAAATTAGCACAGAGAAAAAAGTGTCCTCATTGCTCGCTCCTTACATCATCTGTTGCCTCTGATACTGAGGAATGTGAAGACCAGCCTGACTGCACCTGTAAATGGGCTGTGTGTAAAACGTGTGGGAATTCTTACAGGAAAGTTAGCTCGTTGTTGTCTCACATGAAAAAAATGGGACatcaaagtaatgataaatatatacagtccGAACGTGAAAAGGTTACCTCTTCATTTAAAGCGTGCCTAAGgtgcaacagcaatgatgataggtTTTGCATCTTTTGCAACAAACGGGAGAACTTTGTCTACCATCACATAAGGACACACCATCAGGATCAACTGATCATGCTGCTTagtgatgaaaatatgatgacTATTGATGAATATCAAGTGAACAATTTAAAATATGAATGCAGTATTTGTCTTAGAAGATTCTTACACACGCCAACACTCCGTTGCCATGTGCGAAAGGTCCATCCACACCATTATTTCACTTTGCAGTGTTTGAGTTTAGAAAATGACAATCTCACAGTGAATGACTTTGCTgtcagagagaaaattagagttaTTGGTGCTGTGCCTTCAAAGAATCCGATGCCCTGGAAGGAACAGCCTAGTACCAGCAAAATGTCTATTCCACAGTTCACAGATTCTAATGTTTCAAAACATGTTAAATATCAGAAATCAGGTAGAAatagtcaaagaaagaaaaaaatatgtctgTCGGAAATATAG